The proteins below come from a single Takifugu flavidus isolate HTHZ2018 chromosome 6, ASM371156v2, whole genome shotgun sequence genomic window:
- the cep170ab gene encoding centrosomal protein of 170 kDa produces MSLTSWFLVSGGGTRHRLPREMIFVGRDDCELMLQSRSVDKQHAVINYEPDTDEHKVKDLGSLNGTFVNDVRIQEQSYVTLKIEDKLRFGYDPNLFTVVRGELHIPEEALKHEKLSSQLQLSQKKPPAAESSKPEVKPPEAAAACEGATAKPPEDKTTGDIAVLHRGTPLYGQPAWWGDEDADQSGRPEENRSDRKREKVETDNKKGAEVPKPANQEPSYFEIPTKDTVSAAKVSGEALSRAQETGASSAAEPSHGHASFTIEFDSGATGKVTVKDRVTKVGPEAKPRPKRAVGEELSPLQTAMVAAEVKVADWLAQNELPLTLKDIVAEDEGESVKSDVPVHLRSLKDSKHEDGTQSDSENALGEEQRAAAIEERSWGLWGGAGKIREGRANVPEGLFAEEESPARRRKSPNPKVPSGLVERRHGSALHQQAGRDERYHPRRDDYSDRGTYTVELDNGEGDEEEPQKRIDKVFGVDEQEPLCVSRLAGADQRQRITPQWSGTGDGGKHGHLEREVLPEELVVGGPRWVSQWATLAASHIRTDPEGSGGESHIMVAEDRAEINESSHSASFASSGHTERKRRILPQLPGEELVLGRRTSGSGLRVDLGEKQDTELQEKENLQEKAERGKNRTAHGTGGAGSHGSSPSRSSPAKSQDSGRSGKSGAAAKLPLRPLTSGEKRKEEVQRRKKEEEKSRENSGKPLLRQESFTVEKPSSNVPIELIPRIDGLTRSTVQGREHAVDTATLKKDSEAVAAFLETTVSDQGDPPSQSIEGSVSPESDVDTTSTVSQADGARKVIQKRRTLAGQQKEKTVLCSANKGPAGARDSQDRRAKSRTPGPSQSSQPWTSLDLTDDDINSNSLLSDSQMTSTRVCKSSQSRAQTGSTAGAAAKTSRAKIPPAAASSVGTKTSNVPKPRPTRTSLLRRARLGDSSDTEPADLDRMSVASEASTTSSTSRTGMAKRGISRIEALAQPRRPRVGSPSAQSDSEATVTRTRGFGARGAAGEYAFKQGLRTSNVPAASGPRARANSASKLPDKSKGTSAHVTQASVSRWRRVPVEYASTSEDEYGSNRHKSKQGQTRPFSSTRVAQLSGPAPASPSPPGLAPVKQQSREHEEYMRDWTAHSEEIARISQDLAKDLAMLAREIHDVAGEIDSVSPAATDPGIMENVFDDGLELSGPPEHSGILGKNGQSVELRPRGSTAGGKSTRSIRRQTWNREEAVMDSLLLVSVFQLATRIRQYVEKTACKIRILFKDKERKWEEIESKLQSEHDSLVLKSSNKELSSIIQDLKRVEQQLLVIDMMVDPDGTLDALSNLGLTSPLTDPNLNPGPPHGLPVLQPGPGTSPSGPLPPSRPVVLATNPGGPSDQTEGAK; encoded by the exons ATGAGTCTTACTTCTTGGTTCCTGGTGAGCGGCGGGGGGACACGCCATCGCCTGCCCAGGGAGATGATCTTTGTCGGGAGGGACGACTGCGAGCTCATGCTGCAG tctcGCAGCGTGGACAAACAGCACGCCGTCATCAACTACGAGCCCGATACAGACGAGCACAAGGTCAAAGACCTGGGCAGCTTAAATGGG ACGTTTGTGAACGACGTCAGGATTCAGGAACAAAGCTACGTCACCCTGAAAATAGAGGACAAACTGAGGTTTGGATATG ATCCCAACCTGTTCACGGTGGTTCGGGGAGAGCTGCATATTCCCGAGGAAGCGCTCAAG CATGAGAAGTTGAGCAGCCAGCTTCAGCTGAGTCAGAAGAAACCCCCCGCGGCCGAGTCATCTAAACCTGAAGTAAAGCCCccggaggcagcagcagcatgtgagGGGGCCACCGCCAAACCCCCCGAGGACAAGACGACAG GGGACATAGCAGTATTACACAGAGGCACGCCCCTGTACGGCCAACCTGCCTGGTGGGGAGACGAAGACGCTGATCAATCTGGGAGGCCTGAGGAAAACAGGTCGGATCGGAAGAGGGAAAAGGTGGAAACAG ACAACAAAAAAGGTGCGGAAGTACCTAAACCTGCCAATCAGGAGCCCAGCTACTTTGAGATCCCAACCAAAGATACTGTGTCGGCAGCTAAAGTGAGCGGGGAGGCCCTCTCACGTGCACAGGAGACCGGTGCATCTTCTGCTGCCGAACCCTCCCATGGCCACGCCTCCTTCACCATCGAGTTTGACTCTGGGGCGACAGGTAAAGTGACTGTCAAAGACCGAGTGACAAAGGTGGGTCCCGAGGCCAAACCACGCCCTAAGAGGGCAGTGGGAGAGGAGCTGAGTCCACTCCAGACGGCCATGGTGGCCGCAGAGGTCAAGGTTGCTGACTGGCTCGCCCAGAACGAGCTCCCGCTGACTCTGAAAGACATCGTtgcagaagatgaaggagaaagCGTAAAGAGCGATGTTCCTGTACACCTCAGGAGTCTCAAAG ACAGTAAGCACGAGGACGGAACCCAGAGCGACTCGGAGAACGCACtcggagaggagcagagggcagcagccaTAGAGGAACGCTCCTGGGGGCTGTGGGGAGGCGCGGGGAAGATCAGAGAGGGGCGAGCCAACGTGCCAGAGGGGCTCTTTGCGGAGGAGGAGAGTCCTGCGCGTCGACGCAAGTCCCCCAATCCCAAAGTTCCGAGTGGACTCGTGGAGAGGCGGCACGGCTCAGCGCTGCACCAGCAGGCTGGCCGTGATGAGCGCTACCACCCCCGCCGGGACGATTACAGCGACAGAGGAACGTACACCGTAGAGCTGGACAATGGTGAAGGTGACGAGGAGGAACCCCAGAAACGGATTGATAAG GTGTTTGGAGTGGATGAGCAagagcctctgtgtgtgtccaggttgGCCGGTGCTGACCAAAGACAGAGGATCACCCCCCAGTGGTCTGGGACAGGGGACGGAGGAAAACACGGACACTTAGAGAGAGAG GTTCTACccgaggagctggtggtgggaGGTCCTCGATGGGTGTCCCAGTGGGCGACTCTGGCAGCGAGTCACATTAGGACCGACCCTGAGGGATCAGGAGGGGAGAGTCACATCATGGTCGCAGAGGACCGAG CTGAAATAAACGAATCCAGCCATTCAGCTTCTTTTGCCTCATCCGGCCACACGGAGCGCAAGAGGAGGATCCTGCCGCAGCTTCCCGGAGAGGAGCTCGTCTTGGGAAGGAGGACCTCGGGCTCAGGTCTACGAGTGGATCTCGGAGAGAAGCAagacacagagctgcaggagaaggaaaaCCTGCAGGAGAAGGCGGAAAGGGGAAAGAACCGTACTGCCCATGGCACCGGAGGCGCCGGCAGCCATGGCAGCAGCCCCAGTCGCTCCTCGCCAGCCAAGTCACAGGACAGCGGCAGGTCGGGAAAGTCAGGAGCGGCGGCCAAGCTACCCCTTCGTCCGCTGaccagtggggaaaaaagaaaggaagaggtgcagagaaggaaaaaggaggaggaaaaatccAGGGAAAATAGCGGGAAACCATTGTTGAGACAGGAAAGCTTCACCGTAGAGAAGCCAAGTTCCAACGTTCCCATTGAGCTGATTCCTCGGATCGATGGGCTGACCCGCAGCACAGTTCAGGGGCGGGAGCACGCCGTCGACACCGCCACCCTCAAGAAAGACTCCGAAGCTGTGGCCGCTTTCCTTGAAACAACGGTATCAGACCAAGGTGATCCTCCGAGTCAGTCCATTGAAGGTTCCGTATCACCAGAGTCAGACGTGGACACCACCAGCACGGTCAGTCAGGCGGACGGAGCGCGGAAAGTCATCCAGAAGCGCCGCACGCTTGCGGGGCAGCAGAAGGAGAAGACGGTTTTGTGCTCAGCCAACAAAGGACCCGCCGGCGCCCGAGACTCCCAGGACAGGAGAGCAAAGAGCAGAACGCCCGGTCCGTCACAGTCCAGCCAGCCCTGGACCTCCTTAGACCTGACAGATGATGACATCAACTCAAACTCGCTCCTCTCGGACTCCCAGATGACGTCGACACGGGTCTGTAAGAGCTCCCAGAGCAGAGCCCAGACCGGGAGCACGGCGGGCGCCGCCGCCAAGACGAGTCGGGCCAAAATCCCTCcggctgcagcttcttctgtCGGCACTAAGACATCGAACGTCCCCAAACCAAGGCCCACACGGACGTCTCTGCTCAGACGAGCCCGTCTCGGAGATTCATCGGACACAGAACCCGCCGACCTGGACCGGATGTCGGTCGCCTCTGAGGCCTCTACCACAAGTTCCACGTCCAGGACGGGGATGGCGAAGAGGGGAATATCTAGAATAGAAGCGCTGGCACAGCCGAGGAGGCCGAGAGTGGGTTCTCCATCGGCCCAGAGCGACTCGGAGGCCACTGTGACCAGAACAAGAGGGTTCGGAGCTCGGGGCGCTGCCGGTGAATACGCCTTCAAACAGGGATTAAGAACATCTAACGTCCCTGCAGCGTCTGGACCCAGAGCCAGGGCCAACAGCGCCTCCAAGCTGCCCGACAAGAGCAAAGGCACTTCTGCCCACGTCACACAAGCAT CCGTCTCTCGGTGGCGTCGCGTTCCCGTGGAATACGCTTCCACCTCGGAGGACGAGTACGGCTCCAACCGTCACAAATCCAAACAGGGCCAGACACGACCCTTCTCTTCCACCCGCGTGGCCCAGCTAAGTGGTCCCGCTCCAGCCTCTCCTAGTCCCCCAGGTCTGGCTCCTGTGAAGCAGCAGTCCAGGGAACATGAGGAGTACATGAGAGACTGGACGGCACACAGCGAAGAAATAGCCAG GATTAGTCAAGACCTGGCCAAAGACCTCGCCATGCTCGCCAGAGAAATTCACGATGTGGCAGGGGAAATTGACTCAGTGAGTCCTGCAGCCACCGATCCAGGAATTATG gaaaatgtgtttgatgaTGGCTTGGAATTAAGTGGACCACCAGAGCACAGCGGCATTTTGGGGAAAAATGGGCAATCTGTAGAATTACGCCCAAGGGGCTCCACCGCTGGTGGGAAGAGCACCCGCTCCATCCGACGACAGACGTGGAACAGAGAAGAG GCCGTGATGGACAGTTTACTTCTGGTATCTGTGTTTCAACTCGCAACGAGGATACGTCAATATGTCGAGAAAACCGCCTGCAAAATCAG GATCCTTTTCAAGGATAAAGAGAGAAAGTGGGAAGAGATTGAGAGCAAACTGCAGTCAGAACATGACTCCTTAGTACTGAAGAGCTCCAACAAG GAGCTCTCCAGCATTATTCAAGACTTAAAAAGGGTGGAGCAACAACTGCTTG TAATCGACATGATGGTGGACCCAGATGGCACGTTGGATGCACTGTCAAATCTGGGCCTGACCAGTCCTCTGACTGACCCAAACCTCAACCCAGGACCTCCGCATGGGCTACCAGTGTTGCAGCCTGGACCTGGAACCTCTCCATCTGGtccactccctccctccagaCCTGTGGTGCTGGCTACAAACCCAGGTGGACCTTCAGATCAGACAGAAGGGGCCAAATGA
- the pld5 gene encoding inactive phospholipase D5 isoform X2, which yields MAGPAPQEPVKSQQKCIANFALLCCLAVLVALIFSSVNIWEDVEEDITEDNCSRDCRIELVENIPEHLSFHADGSPRFPLSAGFHALLDQARYSVEMVSPVWDLNAWDVEAKQGQLLFQRLLRLVSRGVKLKIVSSLTNSAELKTLAEHNAEVHFINMTALTRGGLHSSFWIVDRKHIYIGSAGMDWRSLFKRKELGVMVFNCSCLALDLHRVFLFYWQLHDKDYIPSIWSKRVTALYGRHDGLEMQLNSSQAVAYVSTSPERFCPKYRTKDLDAIHQVIQSAKTFIFISVTDYLPLLSWPYRGTTVTRYWSPIDEMIREAAVLRGVRVRLLISFWRRTHPLTFNFVTSLRSLCTQLINCSIEKFFGHKEHSDDLQHGLNHNKYMVTDNAVYIGNHNWVGIDFALSAGVGLVVKMKNSVAEGEVTIVEHVRAAFERDWRSPYSKSLHGNRDGHGKFRNLNQMYTEIHEENEWNHNSY from the exons ATGGCGGGACCAGCCCCACAGGAGCCAGTAAAG AGCCAGCAGAAGTGCATCGCCAACTTTGCCCTGCTGTGCTGCCTCGCCGTGCTGGTCGCCCTGATTTTCTCGTCGGTCAACATCTGGGAGGACGTGGAAGAAGACATCACGGAGGACAACTGCAGCAGAGACTGCCG AATCGAGCTGGTGGAGAATATTCCAGAACACCTCTCCTTCCACGCCGATGGCAGCCCACGCTTCCCCCTCTCCGCTGGCTTCCATGCTCTGCTGGACCAGGCGAGGTACTCGGTGGAGATGGTCTCTCCTGTTTGGGATCTAAACGCCTGGGACGTGGAAGCAAAACAG GGTCAGCTGCTGTTCCAGAGGCTGCTCCGCCTGGTGTCTCGCGGGGTTAAACTGAAGATTGTGAGCAGTCTGACTAACTCAGCTGAACTGAAGACCTTGGCAGAACACA ATGCAGAAGTTCACTTCATTAATATGACAGCCCTGACCAGGGGAGGGCTGCATTCGTCATTCTGGATAGTGGATCGCAAGCACATTTACATCGGGAGCGCCGGCATGGACTGGAGGTCACTCTTCAAG AGGAAAGAACTTGGCGTGATGGTGTTTAACTGCAGCTGCCTGGCTCTGGACCTGCACCGAGTTTTCCTGTTCTACTGGCAGCTCCACGACAAGGACTACATCCCCTCCATCTGGTCCAAGAGAGTCACGGCCTTGTACGGGAGGCACGACGGGCTGGAGATGCAGCTCAACTCCAGCCAGGCCGTCGCCTACGTGTCT ACGTCTCCTGAGCGCTTCTGCCCTAAATATCGCACCAAAGACTTAGACGCCATCCATCAAGTCATCCAGAGCGCAAAGACGTTCATCTTCATATCTGTGACGGACTACCTCCCTCTGTTGAGCTGGCCTTACCGAGGAACCACAGTCACAAG GTACTGGTCGCCTATCGACGAGATGATCCGAGAGGCGGCGGTGCTGAGGGGAGTCAGAGTTCGCCTCCTGATAAGCTTCTGGAGGAGGACCCACCCCCTCACCTTTAACTTCGTCACCTCCCTCAGGTCTCTCTGCACGCAGCTGATCAACTGCTCCATAGAG AAGTTTTTTGGGCACAAGGAGCACAGCGACGACCTTCAACACGGGCTCAACCACAACAAATATATGGTGACCGACAACGCCGTCTATATCG GCAACCACAACTGGGTCGGGATCGACTTCGCCCTCAGTGCGGGTGTTGGGTTGGTGGTCAAGATGAAAAATAGCGTTGCAGAGGGAGAAGTGACCATCGTGGAACACGTCAGAGCGGCTTTTGAAAGAGACTGGAGGTCGCCTTATTCTAAGAGTCTGCACGGAAATCGAGACGGTCACGGCAAATTCAGAAACTTAAATCAAATGTATACTGAGATCCATGAGGAAAATGAGTGGAACCACAATTCTTATTGA
- the pld5 gene encoding inactive phospholipase D5 isoform X1 codes for MAGPAPQEPVKSQQKCIANFALLCCLAVLVALIFSSVNIWEDVEEDITEDNCSRDCRIELVENIPEHLSFHADGSPRFPLSAGFHALLDQARYSVEMVSPVWDLNAWDVEAKQGQLLFQRLLRLVSRGVKLKIVSSLTNSAELKTLAEHNAEVHFINMTALTRGGLHSSFWIVDRKHIYIGSAGMDWRSLFKRKELGVMVFNCSCLALDLHRVFLFYWQLHDKDYIPSIWSKRVTALYGRHDGLEMQLNSSQAVAYVSTSPERFCPKYRTKDLDAIHQVIQSAKTFIFISVTDYLPLLSWPYRGTTVTRYWSPIDEMIREAAVLRGVRVRLLISFWRRTHPLTFNFVTSLRSLCTQLINCSIEVKFFGHKEHSDDLQHGLNHNKYMVTDNAVYIGNHNWVGIDFALSAGVGLVVKMKNSVAEGEVTIVEHVRAAFERDWRSPYSKSLHGNRDGHGKFRNLNQMYTEIHEENEWNHNSY; via the exons ATGGCGGGACCAGCCCCACAGGAGCCAGTAAAG AGCCAGCAGAAGTGCATCGCCAACTTTGCCCTGCTGTGCTGCCTCGCCGTGCTGGTCGCCCTGATTTTCTCGTCGGTCAACATCTGGGAGGACGTGGAAGAAGACATCACGGAGGACAACTGCAGCAGAGACTGCCG AATCGAGCTGGTGGAGAATATTCCAGAACACCTCTCCTTCCACGCCGATGGCAGCCCACGCTTCCCCCTCTCCGCTGGCTTCCATGCTCTGCTGGACCAGGCGAGGTACTCGGTGGAGATGGTCTCTCCTGTTTGGGATCTAAACGCCTGGGACGTGGAAGCAAAACAG GGTCAGCTGCTGTTCCAGAGGCTGCTCCGCCTGGTGTCTCGCGGGGTTAAACTGAAGATTGTGAGCAGTCTGACTAACTCAGCTGAACTGAAGACCTTGGCAGAACACA ATGCAGAAGTTCACTTCATTAATATGACAGCCCTGACCAGGGGAGGGCTGCATTCGTCATTCTGGATAGTGGATCGCAAGCACATTTACATCGGGAGCGCCGGCATGGACTGGAGGTCACTCTTCAAG AGGAAAGAACTTGGCGTGATGGTGTTTAACTGCAGCTGCCTGGCTCTGGACCTGCACCGAGTTTTCCTGTTCTACTGGCAGCTCCACGACAAGGACTACATCCCCTCCATCTGGTCCAAGAGAGTCACGGCCTTGTACGGGAGGCACGACGGGCTGGAGATGCAGCTCAACTCCAGCCAGGCCGTCGCCTACGTGTCT ACGTCTCCTGAGCGCTTCTGCCCTAAATATCGCACCAAAGACTTAGACGCCATCCATCAAGTCATCCAGAGCGCAAAGACGTTCATCTTCATATCTGTGACGGACTACCTCCCTCTGTTGAGCTGGCCTTACCGAGGAACCACAGTCACAAG GTACTGGTCGCCTATCGACGAGATGATCCGAGAGGCGGCGGTGCTGAGGGGAGTCAGAGTTCGCCTCCTGATAAGCTTCTGGAGGAGGACCCACCCCCTCACCTTTAACTTCGTCACCTCCCTCAGGTCTCTCTGCACGCAGCTGATCAACTGCTCCATAGAGGTG AAGTTTTTTGGGCACAAGGAGCACAGCGACGACCTTCAACACGGGCTCAACCACAACAAATATATGGTGACCGACAACGCCGTCTATATCG GCAACCACAACTGGGTCGGGATCGACTTCGCCCTCAGTGCGGGTGTTGGGTTGGTGGTCAAGATGAAAAATAGCGTTGCAGAGGGAGAAGTGACCATCGTGGAACACGTCAGAGCGGCTTTTGAAAGAGACTGGAGGTCGCCTTATTCTAAGAGTCTGCACGGAAATCGAGACGGTCACGGCAAATTCAGAAACTTAAATCAAATGTATACTGAGATCCATGAGGAAAATGAGTGGAACCACAATTCTTATTGA